TAGAGCgttaacaggaaaaaaagatgcAAGTTACCCATCCCGCCATAAATCAGTCAAGTGTCTTTTAATCAAATCCAAGATTCCATCGATCCAAATCCAGGTGGTGTCATTCTGGTACACAAGAAAGCAAAAAGACTTCCTGAGTGGAGAAGAGtcataacacacatacacaagtatGGACATCTGAGCTAAACATTTAACTTTTAAATTGTACTTTTATaactccaaaaaaagaaaaagtgcatcAGGCTCGGGGTGGGATGTTAGattgatttacattcatttcctctgaccttaaccagaactactactggcctaatcctaaatCCCCGACTCTAATCTTAATTTAACTTtgtgtcttcaccttaaaatcatgtcatttacattatgggagcttgatttttgtccccataaggaagacaagtccccatcatgtgactgtaaagagagatttaggtccccacaacataaggaataccaggtacacacacctaaCCCTAATCTAATTTAAACCTAactgtaaccctaaccctaaaaccaggtcttaaccaccAAAAAGGCCTTTAAAGGTGtcaggaccagccaaaatgtcctcactccgtatGGTTTATATGATTTTTGGGCTCCACAAAGCTTTGTAAGGTCCAAAAATGATGGTCAATGGTCTGCCATGATGAGCAGTAGCTTTCAGGGGGAGACAGGAAAGCATTAAATtcagattaaaacattttggtgGGCGGCATAGGATTTCTTCAGGGATTAAAATCTCATTCTTAGACGAGGGAATGATGAACTGAACTTGCTCAACATTTACCTTGAACTTGCTCCAGTGAACAAGACCATCAGGATTATCTGAGAaggaacacagtcacaggaaagTGTCACATTGGTAACCTGAATTTGAGAAATGTATGCAAATATACTCAATGTGACAGAAATATTCTAGATTAAGACATAAAGAGTCTGTAGAAGACACTGTACATAAGcaataatcagattaaaaatCAGAGGAAtctgattttagtcacattATAGATCAGATTATAACGTAACTGGACATATTTGTGAGTCAATTTAAACAACAGTTCAGTGAGAATTTGAAAGCAGTGAAATACTCACCCACAATCTTTTCCCTGAGCATTAAGAGCTGGTTTTCATCGAGTTCGCGTTGGCCGACAGATAAAAACTGCCAGCTCAGGACCTGCGACAGCTGCTGccaggtgagaggaggagggtcgacaaacaacagcaggttctaaaaaaaacaaaaacgaaacAAAGGAGCTGAACTCGAGTTTCTCCTGCAGTGATAAAAGACAGAGCCAGCAAAGTGACCAGGGCTGTGGATTCAACACATTCAGCAATGaataaatgcagagaaatcactaaaatgtataatatacaaGGGAATAGACCAGAAGTATGAAGACCAGCAGATCCCtgttcacatttgtttgtgttgaggTGTGATGGTGTTACCCGCGGTTCGCTGGTGGACAGCAAGTTGTACCACATGACAGAGGCCCAGGCAGCGGGAATCTGAGCTGTGGAGGAGATGACGACCACAGGCAGCGAGCAGGCCTGTGCCAACACGAGAGGGCACCAGTCAATGAATGCTGTGTTCCCATCATGGCGCGGTTccgtttggtacagtacggtacagtttggatTGGTAAAACCATgtgtcaggcttgtgtttcgactgaaAATAGTATCTTTACTTGGTAGtacggggtgtgggctgtgcccgatggccgcgTGCAGTGTGACGTTGTGCCGGTTAAACGACAAagatgtggctgtttgtctcaacaagacgtaaAGCTTTGCCTGGATTTCCGCAAGTGGCGACCGGCAtcaggagtctgtgctccggtcatggaggaagtactgaacaaatacaaacaacaaacaactgctttacaagtcaccagTCACTCGTTTTTGTGCGTGTGTCGCATGTAAAcgaagtcaccacagtttcacagtgcagtgatgactctgcccacgttgagtaggtaccttttttgtagtggagatgcaacctaaaccgtgccgtgtcgtgccgtgccgaggcgcgTCGGGCCCATAGTGGAAAAtatgtaccgtactgtaccaaactgaaccgttcccCTCACACGGCTTATCTTCCGCCAGTGTTTGAAGTTTGGCATTTGGACAACAATGACACTGAAATGTGCCTCGCTGCTCACTCACCTCTATGTCACAATTCACTCCAGCGTATCGAAACCCTGTCAGGAACTTAATGACGTGGAGTTCTTCGGTGACTCCCAGATGACTCTAATGAAGGCAGCAAAAGACACTCAAACCTCCTCAAATgggagaattaaaaaaataaaaacgtgcTCACACAGAATTCTCTCTTACCTCAGACGATCCTCTggttcttgcttttttttccttgagtGACTGAAAGGCATATTTTAAAGTAAACCTACAtgattgaataataataataataataatcgtagTAATATTTAAAAGCAGCACTTTTTCCTACCATGTGTGCAAACTCTACCACCAGACCTTCATTGGGAGAGTCCACATCCATCACCTTACTATTGTCTCTGTTGAAATCAAACTGCCGCaagctacaaaataaaaccaatcaCACCATGAATCACCAATCAATCCACATGATTGAGAATGAGATTCAGGAAGCTTTTATACCTACCAATTCGTGATCATAATTTCTCCGACACCCCTTAATTTCAGGGAAAAGGGGACACAGAAAGATTGatcagagaaaaataaaccaaGTTTTAAAAAGGAAGATTGTGTTTATGAAGGTGTTTCTTGACTTACTTGTCAAAAACGGGTTTGACTTTGAGCAGGCACTTGAATTCAGGCAGGTTTGCCAAAAACCTGAGAAGATGACAAGTGCTTGATAAAGAACATTTCCAGCTACAAAATATTTCTCCTCTTCCATCTTTATTAAATGTGCTACGTCAGAGTCATGTCACGTCGCTATTTGACTGTCCAAGTAAGGACAAAAATCTAAGGAGTCAAACAAAACCTTGACAGAGCGGAAGTGACTCCTCAGTAGAAAATTAACCCATAAACTTCTTACAATGTTGTGTTAAGTTCAGTGTCACCTGACTGTCGCTGTAAACCGCACTCCCGTCTTCAGGATAAGAGGTCGCTGTGGTGTACTTGACATGACGGGTTGTTTCTCAACAACGAGGGCACTGCAACGCAAATCCACACATCAGAAATGTGTGTAGTGTACAGTAACATGACAAAGACGAGTCCAGGCGCCATGTCTCACTTTTCAAGAAGCTTTTTGAGCAAGGACAGAGCAAACGTCTCGGTGTCTGCAGGCAGGCTGGAGGCATCGGGGCTGTTGTACTTCTTGTTCTGGTCTTCTAGTTTTTGCAGCAGTTGGCGCACCTGTATTAGCACTTCTGCCACAGCTGAGAACCTGCACATgacaacacaagcacacacacagcattagaaataaacttgccttgccttaACCATGTGTTATTAATGTCAAGTACATACAGCTgattgtagagctgaaacgattaatcgattactaaattaatcaataactattttgataatcgattaatcggtttgagctCTAGCTGATTGCATGGCGTACTCCCTGCTACTAGAACCTCATGAGGGGCAGAAACACCCTTTgtagttgtgtttccattactgattttttttttatttcgaCATAGTACAATTGCTACTTGCAGCATAATTCTAGTCTCGCAACATCCCATTTTTCTCGTTAAATCTTGTCCATTACACTTTATCAATAAACTTTTATACGGACATGTCTGAAAAACTACCTCATGACAgtataaaaagtgtttttacgatatttgagaggtttttgcacatttctaaGGGTAACGGAAAGACAActagtgaaaacatggctgccagagaGGACacatggattaaaaaaagagattttaaccacttaacaaagcTGCTTCATGTCAATGTCAGACGGTCTTTCCcaacaagaaacaagaaaagtttgtgtcactcctTAAACTGCTCACTACCCAAACGAAATTTCATagaagaaaatcagtgatgttTCCATCACTGGACACAGGAGTTATAGATTTACTGCCATCTCTGGGCACGGGGGGCGCACCAAGCACAGTATGTGTTATCCAACTCCATCACTGGTAGCGGGCTGGTACGTTCTTACCACTTCTGGAGGTGGTCCAGACTCGTGTCCACTGGACCTCCGATGCAGGCCATCTGCTGTCTGCGCTTCCACTCGGGTACCTCGACATCAGTGAGCGCTGCCACGATCTGGTCTGCCTGCTGTAAAATCTTCGATACATCCACAAGCACCATCTGCAGCCACAGAACAAAAGCATTACACATGTGGTGCGGATGCTGACGCTGCAgagactgttgttgtttttgaaaacagGAGTGCATGGTTTGGACTtcaatgttgattttttttttattctgaaatcATGAATTGCAATAAGCAACTGATTCCCAGAGGCTAAGAACAGAGGCCAATGTTAAGCCAAAACAAAGCAGTTATCAGACACTTTTTGTTGAACATTAATTCTAATTGGACTGGAATTTGTTTCTGGTtccctgttttccttgtttcctgctttattttgcacttcttccttgtgtgtgtaccttgttaagtttgacttcctgtcctgtctttcCCTTATGTCTGTCCCACCctgatgtgattcacctgtgtctgattgTCCCTGCCTCCCTAGACTCTAgagtatttagtctctgtgctccccagtgttttattttggttaattttctttgtttgttgtttcaggtCACATTTCACGTTTACTCTGTTTCTGCAACCTGCATTTGGGTactcccatttttttttacactcctGAAATGCAGTTATACTGATGAAAGTAGAAGAATGCTGAATTTCTGAGGAGTAAAAAGAAACGTATTGAATGTTTTAGCAATAATTGAAGATGAATTGATAGTacctgctttgtttgtttgataaaACTGGCCTGCTGCAGACACCTCTCTCTCACAGTGGCATGGGCCAATCCGACACACTGCTCTGCTGGAAATGACAATGAGAGCAACATGAGAGCGTGAACTCACATTATACGCATCATCTGTTTCTTCACGTCTCCTCTCATACCTTTGCTTTGCCAGCTCTTCTCTATGTAGTCATAGTTTTCATACAGGACCTCCAGTGACTTTGTTTCCTTCTTCATCTCCTGCGTTGATGTTTGCACATTTAGAAACAATTAATGAATATTTAGGTATGTTTAACCACTGTGACATCAAGAGAAAGACCGAGTGAGTTTACCAAAGTCTGTCTCTGGAGATCATGCACTCTGTTGTCCAACTCTTTCCATTTTTCTTCCACAGCTGAAATTCCACAATCCTGATACAAACAAAGAGagttctgtcactttttttttacatgatgagACGTCCTTAAATATCAATCCAAACTAGGGCTGctccgattattcgattaatccattactaattGCTCTGAGAtagatttttcagctcctttaaTGGGAATATTTTTGGATTTCTTTGCcacatataacaaagaaatcattaaaaccattttgtttgtggacaaaacaagacatttcagaacATCTTCATTTCCAGGCTTGGGAAAGACCAAtcgacattttacggaccaaacaagtactcgcaTAATCTAGAAAATTATCTCCAGATTAACTGAcgatgaaaataatagttaatTGGGGCTTGAATCCAGACATTTTCTGGAAATTGTCATGTAGCGGGCCCTGGTTAAATTTCCAGAAAGTTGAGTTTTCCGAATGTAGAACATTTCTGACCCATTTCTATGTAATTTACTCTGGAAAATGTCAACATATGACAATTTTTATCATCCACTTTACCTGTTTCTGGGAGGCTAAAGCCAGGACTTTCCTTTCCTCCTGTAGACATTCAGAGAGGATCATGGCCAGGTGCAGTGGCTTGTCTTGAAAGtgtttctgagtaaaaaagaaaaaaagaatgctGAGAATGCTGCCACTATCATCCAAAATGCAAATATGCCTCGCAATGTTGGGTCCATATAACAAGTTGACCTCCCTACCACCAAGTAGTCGCTCATCCCTGGAAAATCCGGTCCCTGCAGAATGTTGCTCTCCTGGACAGAACGATGTTCCAAATGCATGAGGAGATTATTGAAACACGCCCTCGCTTTGTTTTCATCCACAGCTATAGAGTCCctaaagagagaaaatcagcatttcatTAAAGGGTAATAAAGGGTTTTGGCGTCTTAAATGAGCTGAATGAGGACGCACTTTATAAAACATTAGTAAAAATGATTGCAAATTAACAAGTAATCTCAATGGGATTGTTACATCAAGTAATTACAAAAGAGAATA
This genomic interval from Solea solea chromosome 2, fSolSol10.1, whole genome shotgun sequence contains the following:
- the LOC131477112 gene encoding signal transducer and activator of transcription 1-alpha/beta-like isoform X2, yielding MAQWEELLRLNLLQGQLSNLYETKFPRHIRHCLCFFIEGQDWDSIAVDENKARACFNNLLMHLEHRSVQESNILQGPDFPGMSDYLVKHFQDKPLHLAMILSECLQEERKVLALASQKQDCGISAVEEKWKELDNRVHDLQRQTLEMKKETKSLEVLYENYDYIEKSWQSKEQCVGLAHATVRERCLQQASFIKQTKQMVLVDVSKILQQADQIVAALTDVEVPEWKRRQQMACIGGPVDTSLDHLQKWFSAVAEVLIQVRQLLQKLEDQNKKYNSPDASSLPADTETFALSLLKKLLENALVVEKQPVMSSTPQRPLILKTGVRFTATVRFLANLPEFKCLLKVKPVFDKGVGEIMITNCLRQFDFNRDNSKVMDVDSPNEGLVVEFAHMSLKEKKARTRGSSESHLGVTEELHVIKFLTGFRYAGVNCDIEACSLPVVVISSTAQIPAAWASVMWYNLLSTSEPRNLLLFVDPPPLTWQQLSQVLSWQFLSVGQRELDENQLLMLREKIVDNPDGLVHWSKFKNDTTWIWIDGILDLIKRHLTDLWRDGYIMGFVSRKTTQILLQQKPTGTFLLRFSESIKDGAITFSWVEHTNGESRVHAVEPYTKKDLLALSLPDIIYLYSMREEGNRTRNPLCYLYPNIPRDAAFGHYYSAEKLAPKKDVTGYIDRKLVPFSVYPTPPSSPPPNMEVDWDNCAENDQLFHDLFSDLLDLPGSPLISMSPPPATSHSSPFWGSASTADEGHMMLTSEHGTEAVSSV
- the LOC131477112 gene encoding signal transducer and activator of transcription 1-alpha/beta-like isoform X1 gives rise to the protein MAQWEELLRLNLLQGQLSNLYETKFPRHIRHCLCFFIEGQDWDSIAVDENKARACFNNLLMHLEHRSVQESNILQGPDFPGMSDYLVKHFQDKPLHLAMILSECLQEERKVLALASQKQDCGISAVEEKWKELDNRVHDLQRQTLEMKKETKSLEVLYENYDYIEKSWQSKAEQCVGLAHATVRERCLQQASFIKQTKQMVLVDVSKILQQADQIVAALTDVEVPEWKRRQQMACIGGPVDTSLDHLQKWFSAVAEVLIQVRQLLQKLEDQNKKYNSPDASSLPADTETFALSLLKKLLENALVVEKQPVMSSTPQRPLILKTGVRFTATVRFLANLPEFKCLLKVKPVFDKGVGEIMITNCLRQFDFNRDNSKVMDVDSPNEGLVVEFAHMSLKEKKARTRGSSESHLGVTEELHVIKFLTGFRYAGVNCDIEACSLPVVVISSTAQIPAAWASVMWYNLLSTSEPRNLLLFVDPPPLTWQQLSQVLSWQFLSVGQRELDENQLLMLREKIVDNPDGLVHWSKFKNDTTWIWIDGILDLIKRHLTDLWRDGYIMGFVSRKTTQILLQQKPTGTFLLRFSESIKDGAITFSWVEHTNGESRVHAVEPYTKKDLLALSLPDIIYLYSMREEGNRTRNPLCYLYPNIPRDAAFGHYYSAEKLAPKKDVTGYIDRKLVPFSVYPTPPSSPPPNMEVDWDNCAENDQLFHDLFSDLLDLPGSPLISMSPPPATSHSSPFWGSASTADEGHMMLTSEHGTEAVSSV